A single genomic interval of Granulicella tundricola MP5ACTX9 harbors:
- a CDS encoding metallopeptidase TldD-related protein, whose product MRALRIATSSLLGFALTAFAQGAEPKPAAPIDFTAAEHTAAADPLLTAMLAELQREQQLLILPGMQRPYFMEYRLDDFASYEAVANYGAVSREQRGHQRIVRVSVRIGDYASDSSTSRGDGTVELAPRDNDPQALHYALWTATDEAYKGALRAYAAKQAALKRFEKAPTAEDFSRIPAVQRIEPLVSLSLDEAAWNKRIAEASGLFLTDPALAAAAPHVQYSSADVRGLAVNRYLVNTEGTVFRHGYASYGANYNVGGQADDGMSLSRANGTAAAKADELESAAAFHKRVVDDVLSYEALRNAPVADAEDFHGPVLFSGDASADVLSRLFLPNVEADRPEMGTTARTVGAYQSSFRARVLPDVLDVTDNPLEATFAGKSLIGAYAIDDEGVPAKPVELVEKGKLENYLIGRTPVRDFPISNGHGRAAPGQPAHSRAGVMIFKSTSPISSAELHQKLIGMAKEQGRDVYEVETMGGELAPRLLYRVHPDGTRQLVRGAIFDELDNRSLRSDIVAAGGDPYVDNMTGPIPETIIAPSLLFGDIGVKRASEEQQKLPYYAPPK is encoded by the coding sequence ATGAGGGCGCTCCGCATTGCCACGTCCTCCCTCCTTGGGTTCGCACTCACTGCATTCGCGCAGGGTGCGGAGCCAAAGCCAGCCGCCCCAATTGATTTCACTGCGGCGGAGCACACAGCCGCCGCCGACCCCTTGCTTACGGCTATGCTGGCTGAGCTTCAGCGTGAGCAGCAACTGCTCATCCTGCCCGGCATGCAGCGGCCTTACTTCATGGAGTATCGCCTGGATGATTTTGCCAGCTATGAGGCCGTCGCCAACTATGGCGCGGTCTCGCGTGAGCAGCGCGGCCATCAGCGCATCGTGCGGGTCTCGGTTCGCATCGGCGACTACGCCTCAGACTCCAGCACCAGCCGGGGCGATGGCACCGTCGAACTGGCCCCGCGCGACAACGATCCGCAGGCGCTGCACTACGCACTGTGGACCGCGACCGACGAAGCCTACAAGGGTGCTCTGCGCGCGTATGCCGCCAAGCAGGCTGCCCTGAAGCGCTTTGAGAAGGCCCCCACCGCAGAGGATTTCTCACGCATCCCAGCAGTGCAGCGGATTGAGCCGCTTGTCTCTCTTTCGCTTGATGAGGCGGCCTGGAACAAGCGTATCGCGGAGGCCAGTGGACTGTTTCTGACTGATCCCGCGCTCGCCGCCGCTGCTCCGCATGTGCAGTATTCAAGCGCCGATGTGCGTGGCCTCGCGGTGAATCGCTACCTCGTCAACACGGAGGGCACCGTCTTTCGCCATGGTTACGCCAGCTATGGGGCCAACTACAACGTCGGCGGCCAGGCGGACGATGGCATGAGCCTGAGCCGAGCCAACGGCACCGCCGCCGCAAAGGCAGATGAGCTTGAGTCCGCAGCCGCCTTCCACAAGCGAGTGGTGGACGATGTCCTCAGCTATGAGGCTCTGCGCAACGCTCCGGTGGCGGACGCTGAGGACTTCCACGGTCCCGTCCTGTTCTCAGGCGATGCCTCCGCCGACGTCCTCAGCCGCCTCTTTCTACCGAACGTCGAAGCAGACCGTCCAGAGATGGGAACTACTGCACGCACGGTCGGCGCGTATCAATCGAGCTTCCGCGCACGCGTGCTGCCGGATGTACTGGACGTGACGGACAATCCTCTGGAGGCAACCTTCGCCGGCAAGAGCCTCATCGGTGCTTACGCAATCGATGACGAAGGCGTGCCTGCGAAGCCGGTTGAGCTCGTTGAAAAAGGCAAGCTGGAGAACTATCTCATCGGCCGCACGCCGGTCCGCGACTTCCCCATCTCAAACGGCCATGGCCGCGCCGCGCCGGGGCAGCCCGCGCACTCCCGCGCCGGTGTCATGATCTTCAAATCGACCAGCCCCATCTCCTCGGCAGAGCTGCATCAGAAGCTGATCGGCATGGCGAAGGAGCAGGGCCGCGACGTCTATGAGGTGGAGACCATGGGCGGCGAACTTGCACCGCGTCTGCTCTACCGCGTCCATCCCGATGGCACCCGCCAGCTCGTACGCGGAGCCATCTTCGACGAGCTCGATAACCGCAGCCTGCGGTCGGATATCGTCGCCGCCGGTGGCGACCCATACGTGGACAACATGACCGGCCCCATTCCGGAGACGATTATCGCCCCCAGCCTGCTCTTCGGAGATATCGGCGTGAAACGCGCCAGCGAAGAGCAGCAGAAGCTCCCGTACTACGCTCCGCCGAAGTAA
- a CDS encoding efflux RND transporter periplasmic adaptor subunit encodes MSIEQREADTGSIAGKVLPAMRRANLTHAITLSLGMLTLAGCHQQETNKQAAEAPPSVPQVVPAGQANVVHVDQANQFPLVTTTSRTVFSTLNVTGAVQPDVSRELPVLSIANGRVVALHVGLGDYVKKGQLVMEVQSPDVTTAFGNYLKAVSDEHLTQTTLTRDKLLYDKGAIAQSQLEVAQNGEEDSQSALTATEQQLHILGVDKNHPSELVKVYAPITGVVVSQNTTTAGAAGITFAGAAGSLTIADLSHVWVVCDVYENDLPNVRLGEAAQITLNAFPGKVRTGTISDIGAILDPSIRTAKVRIQVQNPDNLLRIGMFATATLKGATPKQTVAVPANAILHLHDRDYVFVPAGSAGDFRRQEIKSGGSLPGDSTANYIEVLNGLAAGQQVVGNALELQNTAAQ; translated from the coding sequence ATGTCGATTGAGCAGCGAGAAGCGGACACGGGCAGCATCGCTGGGAAGGTCTTACCGGCGATGCGTCGTGCAAACCTGACCCACGCAATCACCCTCAGCCTTGGGATGCTCACGCTCGCAGGCTGCCACCAGCAGGAGACGAACAAGCAGGCCGCCGAGGCCCCGCCCAGCGTGCCGCAGGTCGTCCCTGCCGGCCAGGCGAACGTGGTTCACGTCGATCAGGCAAATCAGTTTCCGCTCGTCACCACAACCTCCCGCACTGTCTTCTCCACGCTCAACGTGACGGGCGCGGTGCAGCCGGATGTCTCGCGTGAGCTGCCGGTACTTTCGATCGCAAACGGCCGCGTTGTGGCCTTGCATGTCGGGCTCGGGGACTACGTCAAGAAGGGGCAGCTTGTGATGGAGGTGCAGTCGCCGGATGTGACCACGGCCTTCGGAAACTATCTCAAGGCGGTCTCGGACGAGCACCTCACGCAGACCACGCTCACCCGCGACAAGCTCCTCTATGACAAGGGGGCCATCGCGCAGAGTCAGCTTGAGGTCGCTCAAAATGGGGAGGAAGATTCGCAGTCCGCACTGACAGCCACAGAGCAGCAGTTGCATATCCTGGGCGTCGACAAGAATCATCCCAGCGAACTCGTCAAGGTCTACGCGCCCATCACGGGCGTCGTCGTCAGCCAGAACACGACCACTGCCGGCGCGGCTGGAATCACCTTCGCAGGCGCGGCCGGCTCGTTGACCATCGCAGATCTTTCGCATGTATGGGTGGTCTGTGATGTGTATGAGAATGACCTGCCCAACGTTCGCCTGGGCGAGGCAGCCCAGATCACGCTCAACGCCTTCCCCGGAAAGGTCCGCACCGGCACGATCTCGGACATCGGCGCGATCCTCGATCCCTCCATCCGCACTGCCAAGGTGCGCATCCAGGTGCAGAACCCGGATAACCTCCTGCGCATCGGCATGTTCGCCACGGCCACGTTGAAGGGCGCGACCCCCAAGCAGACGGTTGCGGTCCCCGCCAACGCCATCCTTCATCTGCATGACCGGGACTACGTCTTCGTGCCTGCGGGCAGTGCAGGTGACTTTCGCCGCCAGGAGATCAAGTCGGGCGGCTCGCTTCCAGGTGATTCCACGGCAAACTACATTGAGGTTTTGAACGGTCTCGCAGCCGGGCAGCAGGTCGTGGGCAACGCGCTCGAACTCCAGAACACGGCGGCGCAGTAA
- a CDS encoding efflux RND transporter permease subunit — MIRKLVDFALNNRFLILVMAFFLFGWGAISFHNLPVEAYPDVANNYVTVITQWPGRASEEVEQQVTVPLEIAFAGIPHMSHLRSASLAGLSSVTMVFDDDSENDWNREKVLERLSQVTLPTGLQPQIGTDWSPVGQIFWYTLESSDPKYDTMALKSLEDWTLEKNFRSVPGVVDVSSFGGITREYQVILDPEKLVSYGLSISQVKQQIAANNVNAGGSFIEQGAQQINVREIGLFTSTHDIGNTVLKAQNGTALKVSDIATVVQGPKIRLGQIGKTIRRVDGKLADNSDAIEGVLLLQKGANSDETLEAIHAKVKELNERVLPKGVKVVAFLDRSNLLELTTHTVMHNLTEGIVLVVVILFVFLGNLRGALIVALTIPFALLFASICLDLRHIPANLLSLGALDFGMVVDGAVVMIENIVRHLSHSRKKDMTVTEQIREAAHEVQRPVFYAIGIIITAYLPIFTLQSVEGRLFKPMSWTVAFALLGALIFSMLLAPVLASFLFRNGATEWENPILRWLTNRYRHAATFAIEHRAITFSVAGLALLTSILMVTTGVIGSEFLPHLDEGAIWVRGTLAPSTGPTESLAVANRARIILASFPEVKQVVSQIGRPDDGTDTTGFFNTEYYVDLKQKQDWRPVFKENKEELISAINRQLDVIPGVIWNFSQPISDNVEEAVSGVKGELAVKIYGDDLKTLEQKGDAIVNVMSTIRGVQDLGLFRVIGQPNLNFVVDRDAAARFGINVADIQDAIESAVGGNAVTQVLDGEARYDVTVRYNPQFRATPESIENIRLVSPSGERVSLAQVTKLKTEDGAEEITRENGQRYVAIKYSVRNRDLGSTVQEAIDKVSKQVPLPPGYKTDWAGEYESQKRSSRRLLIVLPITLGLIFMILYSMFGSFKWAALILCNLAMAPIGGLLALLVTRTHFSVSSGVGFLALFGVSVQTGIIMLEYINQMRVAGHSVESAAIEGAVLRLRPILMTMLVATLGLLPAALSHGIGSDSQRPFAIVIVGGLVGALLISVFLLPTLYVWIARDTDVLPIRDEEFEA, encoded by the coding sequence ATGATCCGCAAGCTTGTAGACTTTGCGCTCAACAACCGTTTTCTGATTCTGGTGATGGCCTTCTTCCTCTTTGGTTGGGGCGCCATCTCCTTTCACAATCTCCCGGTTGAGGCTTATCCGGACGTCGCCAATAACTACGTCACGGTGATCACGCAGTGGCCCGGCCGCGCGTCGGAAGAGGTGGAGCAGCAGGTCACGGTGCCGCTCGAGATCGCCTTCGCCGGCATCCCGCACATGTCGCATCTGCGCTCTGCATCGCTGGCCGGCCTGTCCAGCGTGACGATGGTCTTTGACGACGACAGCGAGAACGATTGGAATCGCGAGAAGGTTCTGGAGCGCCTCTCGCAGGTCACGCTGCCCACAGGCCTGCAGCCGCAGATCGGCACGGACTGGAGCCCGGTCGGCCAGATCTTCTGGTACACCCTTGAAAGCTCCGACCCCAAGTACGACACCATGGCGCTGAAGAGCCTGGAGGACTGGACGCTCGAGAAGAACTTCCGCTCCGTCCCGGGTGTTGTAGACGTCTCAAGCTTCGGCGGCATCACGCGCGAGTACCAGGTCATTCTCGATCCAGAGAAGCTGGTCTCGTACGGCCTCTCCATCTCGCAGGTCAAGCAGCAGATTGCAGCCAATAACGTCAACGCCGGTGGCAGCTTCATCGAGCAGGGCGCACAGCAGATCAACGTGCGTGAGATTGGCCTCTTCACCTCCACGCATGACATCGGCAACACCGTCCTCAAGGCGCAGAACGGCACGGCGCTGAAGGTCTCGGACATCGCCACTGTGGTGCAGGGGCCCAAGATCCGTCTCGGCCAGATCGGCAAGACCATCCGCCGCGTGGACGGCAAGCTGGCTGATAATAGCGATGCCATCGAAGGCGTCCTCCTGCTGCAGAAGGGTGCCAACTCTGACGAGACGCTCGAGGCCATTCACGCCAAGGTCAAAGAGTTGAACGAGCGCGTCCTCCCCAAGGGCGTGAAGGTCGTCGCCTTCCTGGATCGCTCCAACCTGCTCGAACTCACCACCCACACGGTCATGCATAACCTGACCGAGGGCATCGTCCTCGTCGTGGTGATCCTGTTCGTCTTCCTCGGCAACCTACGCGGTGCGCTCATCGTCGCCCTCACCATTCCGTTTGCGCTGCTCTTCGCGTCCATCTGTCTCGATCTCCGCCACATCCCCGCAAACCTGCTCTCCCTGGGCGCGCTGGACTTCGGCATGGTGGTCGATGGTGCAGTCGTGATGATTGAAAACATCGTCCGCCACCTCTCGCACAGCCGCAAGAAAGACATGACGGTCACCGAGCAGATCCGCGAGGCCGCGCATGAGGTCCAGCGGCCCGTCTTCTATGCCATCGGCATTATCATTACCGCGTACCTGCCCATCTTTACGCTGCAGTCGGTGGAAGGACGCCTGTTCAAGCCGATGAGCTGGACGGTCGCCTTCGCGCTCCTCGGCGCACTGATCTTCTCCATGCTGCTGGCACCGGTGCTTGCCAGCTTCCTCTTCCGCAACGGAGCCACGGAGTGGGAGAATCCGATCCTGCGCTGGCTGACGAATCGTTACCGCCACGCAGCCACCTTCGCCATCGAGCATCGCGCCATCACCTTCTCGGTCGCCGGTCTTGCGCTCCTGACCTCCATCCTGATGGTCACCACCGGCGTCATCGGCTCTGAGTTTTTGCCACATCTGGATGAAGGTGCCATCTGGGTCCGAGGCACGCTCGCGCCGTCTACCGGCCCGACGGAAAGCCTCGCCGTAGCCAACCGCGCCCGCATCATCCTGGCCTCGTTCCCGGAGGTCAAGCAGGTGGTCAGCCAGATCGGCCGGCCCGACGACGGAACAGACACCACCGGCTTCTTCAACACGGAGTACTACGTCGACCTGAAGCAGAAGCAGGACTGGCGTCCCGTCTTCAAGGAGAACAAGGAAGAGCTGATCTCTGCCATCAATCGTCAGCTTGACGTTATCCCCGGCGTCATCTGGAACTTCTCGCAGCCCATCTCGGACAACGTGGAAGAGGCCGTCAGCGGCGTCAAGGGAGAGCTTGCCGTGAAGATATACGGCGACGATCTCAAGACTCTGGAACAGAAGGGCGACGCCATCGTCAACGTCATGTCGACCATCCGCGGCGTGCAGGACCTTGGTCTCTTCCGCGTCATCGGCCAGCCCAACCTCAACTTCGTCGTGGACCGCGATGCAGCCGCACGCTTCGGTATCAACGTCGCCGATATCCAGGATGCGATCGAGTCGGCCGTGGGCGGCAACGCCGTGACACAGGTGCTCGATGGCGAAGCTCGCTACGACGTGACGGTGCGTTATAACCCGCAGTTCCGCGCCACGCCGGAGTCCATTGAGAACATCCGTCTCGTCTCGCCGTCAGGGGAGCGAGTCTCCCTCGCCCAGGTCACCAAGCTCAAGACCGAGGACGGCGCAGAGGAGATCACACGTGAGAACGGCCAGCGTTACGTGGCCATCAAGTATTCGGTGCGTAACCGCGATCTCGGCTCCACCGTGCAGGAGGCCATCGATAAGGTCTCCAAGCAAGTACCGCTGCCGCCCGGCTACAAGACAGACTGGGCCGGCGAGTATGAAAGCCAGAAGCGCAGCTCTCGCCGCCTGCTCATCGTGCTGCCCATCACGCTCGGCCTCATCTTCATGATCCTGTACAGCATGTTCGGCTCCTTCAAATGGGCCGCGCTGATCCTCTGCAATCTTGCGATGGCCCCCATCGGCGGCCTGCTTGCGCTGCTGGTCACACGCACCCACTTCTCGGTCTCGTCCGGCGTCGGCTTTCTCGCGCTCTTCGGCGTCTCCGTTCAGACCGGCATCATCATGCTGGAGTACATCAACCAGATGCGCGTCGCCGGTCACTCCGTTGAAAGCGCCGCCATTGAGGGCGCGGTGCTTCGCCTCCGTCCCATCCTCATGACGATGCTGGTCGCCACACTTGGCCTGCTGCCCGCGGCACTCTCACACGGCATCGGCTCAGACTCCCAACGGCCGTTCGCCATCGTAATCGTTGGCGGCCTGGTGGGAGCGTTGCTGATCAGCGTCTTCCTGCTCCCCACCCTCTACGTCTGGATCGCACGCGACACCGACGTCCTCCCCATTCGCGATGAGGAGTTCGAAGCCTGA
- a CDS encoding TolC family protein yields MKSLVLTLALATLAQAAQAHAQAPQSPAAAYAASAAPAADPRKPPASKPGALTLQQVVEQARARNPTLLAAEANLRAVRAQEIQAGVRVNPTLGVNGTTVTLPNDGSEGNPPSYAVQVTRLFERGNKREYRLEDARATTVQTAAQLEDTARQTILQVKQAFTKMLIAKEALELSNANLADYRHEVEIANDRYKAGDIGKLDFERLDLQLGSFESDQANAEITLLQSSYQLQTLLGSQTSSPDFDVTGDIIPPILTQTQAELTQAALTRRPDYAAARAGIVAAEANARLAIANGTTDPTLEGEYDRSGSYNSFGFNVNIPLRFFDRNQGNKETARLQAESTRFTSIAARNQVTSDVDQAWVGYTRAKALSDRFGQHYLDESIDVLGIARFAYDHGGLALIDYLDALRDARSSTSDALNAYSQTWMAIHQLSAASATELIP; encoded by the coding sequence ATGAAATCTCTCGTCCTCACGTTGGCCCTCGCAACACTCGCGCAAGCTGCCCAGGCCCATGCCCAGGCTCCGCAATCGCCAGCCGCTGCCTACGCCGCCTCAGCCGCACCCGCTGCCGACCCACGCAAGCCGCCCGCCTCCAAACCCGGCGCACTCACCCTCCAGCAGGTCGTCGAGCAAGCCCGCGCCAGGAACCCCACGCTTCTCGCGGCAGAGGCCAACCTCCGCGCCGTCCGCGCCCAGGAGATCCAGGCAGGCGTTCGCGTCAACCCAACCCTCGGCGTCAACGGCACAACCGTCACCCTTCCCAACGATGGCTCGGAAGGCAATCCCCCGTCCTACGCTGTCCAGGTCACACGCCTCTTTGAGCGTGGCAACAAGCGCGAGTATCGCCTGGAAGACGCCCGTGCCACCACGGTCCAGACCGCAGCCCAGCTTGAGGACACCGCCCGCCAGACCATCCTCCAGGTGAAGCAGGCGTTTACGAAGATGCTCATCGCCAAGGAAGCACTCGAGCTCTCGAACGCCAATCTCGCCGACTATCGCCATGAGGTTGAGATCGCCAACGACCGTTACAAGGCGGGAGACATCGGCAAGCTCGACTTCGAGCGCCTCGACCTGCAACTCGGCTCCTTCGAGTCGGACCAGGCCAACGCCGAGATCACCCTGTTGCAATCCTCATACCAGCTCCAGACCCTCCTCGGCTCCCAGACCTCCAGTCCTGACTTCGATGTCACCGGCGACATCATCCCGCCCATCCTCACCCAGACCCAGGCCGAGCTCACCCAGGCCGCACTCACCCGCCGCCCGGACTACGCCGCCGCCCGCGCCGGCATCGTCGCGGCTGAGGCCAACGCCCGCCTCGCCATCGCCAACGGCACCACGGACCCCACGCTGGAAGGCGAGTACGACCGCTCCGGCAGCTACAACTCCTTCGGCTTTAACGTGAACATCCCGCTACGCTTCTTCGATCGCAATCAGGGCAACAAGGAGACGGCTCGCCTGCAGGCAGAGTCCACCCGTTTCACCAGCATCGCCGCCCGCAACCAGGTCACCTCCGACGTCGATCAGGCATGGGTCGGTTACACCCGAGCCAAGGCGCTCTCAGACCGCTTCGGCCAGCATTATCTGGATGAGTCCATCGACGTCCTCGGCATCGCGCGCTTCGCCTACGATCACGGCGGCCTCGCCCTCATCGACTACCTCGACGCCCTCCGCGACGCACGATCCAGCACCTCCGACGCACTCAACGCCTATTCCCAAACCTGGATGGCCATCCACCAATTGAGCGCGGCCTCGGCAACAGAGCTCATACCCTAG
- a CDS encoding sensor histidine kinase: protein MKRQANRKVTVILLSVAILIVALNARFAFVSVKELLQSEYWVQHTWQVINQVERIMGSAKDAESGARGFVITGKEQNLEFYNSAQVELPQELKTFSSLTGDNPSQQARITEMQAVLEQRMATLAEVIELRRANDVESTHAFIQNGTGRIQMDHLRAIADQMEQEEQRLLVIRTATATSSSHRALFSIALASGLDMLLIVLMFRYFAHERSLRIATEEAADRLAIAHAETEARAEEIRQLNATLEERVRQRTAELESTNRELEAFSYSVSHDLRSPLRTIDGFSLALEEDYANEVDATGRDYIRRVRSGVQRMGQLIDALLQLSRITRAEISREDVNVSAIARSIVADIQEADLAQKVSGHGVLFTVQDGLTADADPKLLQVALENLLGNAVKFSSKVEHPSVQFGWDEGQKAYFVRDNGAGFDMYYADKLFNAFNRLHGDKDFKGSGIGLATVARVVRRHHGRIWADSAVDHGATFFFTLG, encoded by the coding sequence ATGAAGCGTCAGGCCAATCGTAAAGTCACCGTCATCCTGCTCTCGGTCGCCATCCTGATCGTGGCTCTGAACGCACGGTTTGCCTTCGTCTCCGTCAAAGAGTTGCTGCAGAGCGAGTACTGGGTCCAGCACACCTGGCAGGTCATCAACCAGGTGGAGCGCATCATGGGCTCAGCCAAGGACGCGGAGAGCGGTGCCCGCGGCTTCGTAATCACCGGCAAAGAGCAGAACCTGGAGTTCTACAACTCCGCCCAGGTGGAGCTGCCGCAGGAGCTAAAGACCTTCAGCTCCCTCACGGGCGACAATCCATCTCAGCAGGCTCGCATCACGGAGATGCAGGCCGTCCTTGAGCAGCGCATGGCCACTTTGGCTGAGGTGATCGAACTCCGGCGCGCGAACGATGTCGAATCCACCCATGCCTTCATCCAGAACGGGACCGGCCGCATCCAGATGGATCACCTCCGCGCCATCGCAGATCAGATGGAGCAGGAGGAGCAGCGCCTGCTGGTCATCCGCACCGCCACTGCCACCTCCTCCAGCCACCGAGCCCTCTTCAGCATAGCCTTGGCCAGCGGTCTGGACATGCTGCTCATCGTCCTGATGTTCCGCTACTTCGCCCACGAACGCAGTCTGCGTATCGCGACCGAAGAAGCCGCGGACCGTCTCGCGATCGCCCACGCCGAGACCGAAGCCCGCGCCGAGGAGATCCGCCAGCTCAACGCTACGCTGGAGGAGCGCGTTCGCCAGCGCACCGCAGAGCTCGAAAGCACCAACAGAGAGCTGGAAGCCTTCAGCTACTCCGTCTCCCACGATCTGCGCTCCCCGCTCCGCACCATCGACGGCTTCTCCCTCGCGCTTGAAGAGGACTACGCCAATGAGGTCGACGCCACCGGCCGCGACTACATCCGCCGTGTCCGCTCCGGCGTCCAGCGCATGGGCCAGTTGATCGACGCCCTGCTTCAGCTCTCCCGCATCACCCGCGCCGAGATCTCCCGTGAGGACGTCAATGTCTCCGCCATCGCACGCAGCATCGTCGCTGACATTCAGGAAGCCGACCTCGCCCAGAAGGTCTCCGGCCACGGCGTCCTCTTCACGGTTCAGGACGGCCTGACCGCTGACGCCGACCCAAAACTCCTCCAGGTGGCGCTTGAGAATCTGCTGGGGAACGCGGTCAAGTTCAGTTCTAAAGTGGAACACCCCAGCGTCCAGTTCGGATGGGATGAAGGCCAGAAGGCCTATTTTGTCCGCGACAACGGCGCAGGATTTGATATGTACTACGCGGACAAGCTCTTCAACGCCTTCAACCGGCTGCATGGCGATAAGGACTTCAAGGGCTCCGGAATCGGCCTCGCCACCGTCGCCCGCGTCGTGCGCCGCCATCACGGCCGCATCTGGGCGGACAGTGCTGTGGATCATGGCGCGACCTTCTTCTTTACGTTAGGATAA
- a CDS encoding response regulator, with amino-acid sequence MAEATKLILLVEDDPDHELLTIRALKKSNIANEVKVARDGEEAINLLFGAEPVKPQVILLDLKLPKVDGLEVLRRIRESDSTKMLPVVVLTSSDEERDVVRSYQLGVNSYIRKPVSFDDFAEATRQLGMYWLVLNECPPKS; translated from the coding sequence ATGGCAGAGGCAACAAAACTCATTCTCCTGGTCGAAGATGACCCCGACCACGAACTCCTGACCATCCGCGCGCTCAAAAAGTCGAACATCGCCAATGAGGTCAAGGTCGCCCGCGATGGCGAAGAGGCCATCAATCTGCTCTTCGGCGCTGAGCCGGTCAAGCCTCAGGTGATCCTGCTCGATCTCAAGCTCCCCAAGGTCGATGGCCTTGAGGTCCTCCGCCGCATCCGTGAAAGCGACTCCACCAAGATGCTGCCCGTCGTCGTCCTGACCTCGTCCGACGAAGAGCGTGACGTGGTCCGCAGCTACCAGCTCGGCGTCAACAGCTACATCCGCAAGCCGGTCAGCTTCGACGACTTCGCGGAGGCCACCCGTCAGCTCGGAATGTACTGGCTGGTCCTCAACGAATGCCCCCCCAAAAGCTAG
- a CDS encoding hybrid sensor histidine kinase/response regulator, giving the protein MPPQKLDPETIADSNSGSRPGHLRVLLVEDNPDDAFLLERHLRRNGFSLDLTRVETASEMLRALDPPNVPDIIIADYNLPKFSGPAALQLIKSSGADIPFIMMSGAISEETAVESMRAGAQDYVTKQNLARLVPILDRELREASARRKKVQAEEALEASQARFHRLVEAMPLGLLIGDATDRIVYANGAVERLLGYSNGSMLSGDITLDSICPTLRAAYNEDLGNTNSFAAAPFETACVTANGTQIEVLLGVALLNPEAAPADRQIAAFIADLTLQKKSEEVLRRTEKLAVAGRLAASIAHEINNPLEAITNCLYLVGKTELPPDARTYLALAQDELDRVAQITVQTLRFYRRSTHAADTNLHDLIETVAALLGSRMNRQRITLVRKFGEIPPIFAHDGEIRQVLANLVGNAIDALPNGGVITLRTGLSRDWKTGRTGIRISVADDGTGMSQATLNRIFEPFFSTKGITGTGLGLWVSREIIDKHKGTLRARSRERREGCPGGTVFSLFIPSELAEAELADVPVKN; this is encoded by the coding sequence ATGCCCCCCCAAAAGCTAGATCCAGAGACGATCGCGGACTCCAACTCAGGCTCAAGGCCGGGGCACCTGCGCGTCCTGCTGGTTGAGGATAATCCGGATGATGCCTTCCTGCTGGAGCGTCATCTCCGCCGCAATGGCTTCTCGCTCGATCTCACCCGTGTAGAAACGGCGTCGGAGATGCTCCGCGCCCTCGATCCTCCAAACGTTCCCGACATCATCATCGCGGACTACAACCTGCCCAAATTCAGCGGGCCTGCCGCGCTGCAGCTCATCAAGTCCTCCGGCGCGGATATCCCCTTCATCATGATGTCTGGAGCCATCTCGGAGGAGACGGCGGTGGAATCCATGCGCGCCGGCGCACAGGACTACGTCACCAAGCAGAACCTCGCACGCCTCGTCCCCATCCTGGACAGAGAGCTCCGCGAGGCCTCCGCCCGCCGCAAGAAGGTTCAGGCGGAAGAAGCCCTTGAGGCCAGCCAGGCCCGTTTTCATCGCCTCGTGGAAGCCATGCCCCTCGGCCTCCTCATCGGCGACGCGACCGACCGCATCGTCTACGCCAACGGCGCAGTGGAGCGCCTTCTCGGCTACTCCAACGGCTCCATGCTCTCCGGCGATATCACCCTTGACTCCATCTGCCCCACCCTCCGCGCAGCCTACAATGAGGACCTCGGCAATACGAACAGCTTCGCCGCCGCGCCCTTTGAGACCGCCTGCGTCACCGCGAACGGTACTCAGATTGAGGTCCTCCTCGGCGTTGCCCTGCTCAATCCTGAAGCCGCGCCCGCGGACCGCCAGATCGCCGCCTTCATCGCCGATCTCACGCTCCAGAAGAAGTCGGAGGAGGTACTCCGCCGCACGGAGAAGCTCGCGGTTGCCGGCCGCCTCGCTGCCTCCATCGCGCACGAGATCAACAATCCGCTGGAGGCCATCACCAACTGCCTCTACCTCGTCGGCAAGACCGAGCTCCCGCCCGATGCCCGCACCTATCTCGCACTGGCCCAGGATGAGCTCGATCGCGTCGCCCAGATCACCGTCCAGACCCTGCGTTTCTATCGCCGCTCCACCCACGCTGCCGATACCAACCTGCACGATCTCATCGAGACCGTAGCCGCCCTGCTCGGTTCGCGCATGAACCGCCAGCGCATCACCCTGGTTCGTAAGTTCGGAGAAATTCCCCCCATCTTCGCGCATGACGGAGAGATCCGCCAGGTCCTCGCCAACCTCGTCGGCAACGCCATTGACGCGCTGCCCAATGGCGGCGTCATCACCCTCCGCACCGGCCTCTCGCGCGATTGGAAGACCGGCCGCACCGGCATCCGCATCTCAGTCGCGGACGATGGCACCGGCATGAGCCAGGCCACGCTCAACCGCATCTTTGAACCCTTCTTCTCCACCAAGGGCATCACCGGCACCGGCCTCGGCCTCTGGGTCTCGCGGGAGATCATCGACAAGCACAAGGGCACCCTCCGCGCCCGCAGCCGGGAGCGCCGTGAAGGCTGCCCCGGCGGCACCGTCTTCTCCCTCTTCATCCCCAGCGAGCTCGCCGAAGCCGAACTCGCAGACGTCCCCGTCAAGAACTGA